The nucleotide window CTCCAGGACGTATATGTATACGGTATCAGCCCTTCGAAGAACTTCTGCATAATAAGCTCTATAAGAGAGCACCCTACTCTTTCAAATCCTTGGGAAGTTGTTCGAGTAGAAGAAGAATCAATTCCAGTCGAGAATAACGCACCAAGAGCTAAATCCCACGTTGCCAAAGCAGAAGACCAAGAGAAGCGACCAAGTAAGCGAACCAGTAATTCATTTGCTAGTAATACTTCAGCTAAGAAGCAACATATTGCTACCAATGAAAATACCAAGCAGGAGGACAAATTCAGTTCTGGTCTTCGGTCAACCGCCATCCTAGCGCGTATGCGCGAGGAACGCGAGCGTAAAGAACGTGAGAGACAGGATGAACTACGTATGCGCAAGGAAAAGAGTACTAGTATATCCAGTGAGAAGAAGACACAGATGGAAAAGCTTATGAAGCTGTTTGACAGTGACGATGACCAAAGCGACAAAATACAGGAGCCTCAAATAAGAACCGAGGATGATATTGCGGTAAAAGACAGCCCTACCGTAGTAGAACCAGCAGATGCGACCGATGATAACAATGATAACCTCGATGAACTTCTTGAAACCACTGCAGACGAATCTTTCCTAGTTTCTTCACAGCCGATCAATTCCGCCTCTAATCAAACAAGTAAAACCCCAGATTCTCCAGAAGCTACGACATTTGTCGATGATGACGGCTACATAGTCACAAAGAAAACTCAAAATGTATCAATGCCTGGTGCGGTAACCAAGCAGGGCGCTGCGACTAAGGCCGCACAACAGCCAAAAGTAACTAAAAAACCTTCGAACCCACATAAAAAGGTTCAATCTTCCTTGGCAAGCTTCTTTAAGAAGAAGTAAGTACCTCAGCGGTTCACTAAGACTACATAAACCCTTTTAAACATAATATATATCTCATTAAGCATCAAATATTACCCGGGTAACCTCGTGTGGAATGATACgtgatttttttttaattttcAAATCTTAGTCCTTTGAATTCTAAAGGGGCATTAATGCCACCTTATGACTTGTTATTTACTATCATTTCGTTTAATTCAAGTTGTAAATACCAGAATCATCCCAATACTATAATAAATGAGTGAACTCTGTCCTGTATATGCTCCATTCTTTGGTGCAATTGGTTGTGCTTCTGCCATTATTTTCACTTCTTTAGGTGCAGCTTATGGTACCGCTAAATCTGGTGTCGGTATTTGCGCGACGTGTGTATTGAGACCAGATTTGCtatttaaaaatattgttCCTGTCATTATGGCTGGTATCATTGCAATTTACGGGTTAGTCGTTTCCGTTTTAGTATGTTATTCGCTAACTCAAAGACAAGCATTGTACACTGGGTTTGTTCAGTTGGGAGCCGGATTGTCAGTTGGTTTAAGTGGATTGGCTGCCGGTTTTGCCATCGGAATTGTTGGCGATGCGGGTGTAAGGGGCACAGCCCAACAACCCAGGTTGTTTGTCGGTATGATTTTAATTTTGATTTTTGCAGAAGTTTTGGGTCTATATGGTCTAATTGTTGCGTTGTTATTAAACTCTAGAGCAACCCAAGATGTATCCTGTTAATTTAAGTAGGACTACTGTAGTGTATGGAGCACTGTCTTTATCATTTTGTTGCATTAATGCTTTGATAATAGATGTTTAATCTTCTCTCAGTGGAAGTATTAACTAGTTTAAAGTTTATATGAGCAATTAGATTAATCATTTACAAAATATTATACAAAAAAGTAAGTACTTTTAGATGCTTCACAATTCGAAAAGTTCTACATGAATTCACGGCATAGTTTCAAACTTAGTTTCGTCCTAATGGCTACCAGGAGTGACGATATCTCATTAGGTAAGTCATCGCTTTTAGTTAATAATTCTCGATACATGGCACAAGAAACTTCGTTGGGTACGTCGCCTAGTTTATCAAGGGCTTTAATCACCCGCAGGACTTCTTGTTCCCTCATAACTTTGTCGTCATCCTGAAGATATATTGGAAACAAAAACCTGCCTAACAACAGGACTAAGTACTTCTGTGGTAAGTATTGGAATTCAATTAATGACAGTAGCAGTTCTAATGCCTCGTCCCACCTTTTACCGTCAATTGCGATATAAAACTCAAAAAGAACTGCGTAAGGTGACAAAGACTGCTTCATTGCTGGGGTTACCATAGCATCCACTAGTTCCTTAGGTATCTCGGAGTGCTCATTACTCATGATAATAGCATTCACGACTTCGTCTTCTAATGGTGAACCTTGTAGAATCGATGCCTCAAAAATCATCCATGAATAGTGCTTAACCCATTCAAATTCACCAGCCTTGCTGAAGTTTGACATTGCTTCAATAACATTGTTCAAATATAACGCTTCTTGACCCAATATTCTATACACTGTCCTAGAAATATGAGGAAGCTTCCACTTCGCGCATATAGTTAACATCCATTCTGTATCATCGTTTGTCTGGAATGGATAATGTGGCAACAATTCTGCAATTGTCATTCTCTTGGCAGTGTCGCTAAAGTTTGGTGTTAGTGATATGATACCAATTGCTACATACCACATGTTTTTATCTCCACTGGTAACAATGCTTAAGGCGAATTGGTTAAGTAAGTAACCAGACATTGTAGTTTTCGCACCAAATATGTCATGCTCAATATTCCCGTAGTCAAAAATACCATCTTCAATTAGGTCGTTATCAAGTAAACCTTTGGCTTCACAAATAGATGCTGTGAAAGCTGCAGTACAATTATCCAAAGAGTCCAAAATTGGTAAAATCGAATAGATCTTCCCCATAATGATATCTGCGCAGGCTTGTTCCCACGAATTTGTGACGTCAAGAGGATGTTCTTTGATTGCTAATTGTAAATATTCTTCCGAAAGCTGAAGAGATGGAATATAGTACAACATCAAACCACAATAAGATTCATACCATGTTTTGGAATAGTATAGTATCTTTGTTTTATTACCGGACATGAGTAGCAGCACATCTTCAAGCGAGGATTTCAGGGATGATGGTATTTCTAGCACAGATTGCGTCCAGTCATTGTACAAATTCAAAACCAGTTCCTTCCACTCCCGAAACATAGAATCGGACTCACGAGGGTAACTTTGTAACAAATTGATCATATCTTGTACCATAGTGTATGTAGTAGGACAAATATTTTCCAGATACGACAACAATTCCGCTTTTTTAATTGTAGCAACTGCTTGTTCAAATAGTCCTCTTAATATCAATTGGCATAGTACCTTCCAGTAAAATATATTGTCCCTTGTTGGCGTTTTGCTGTCACTATCAAGAATAGCAGCGATAACCGAATCACTGGGCTCACCGTCACATCTATTCACCCAGTTAATTAATGAGTTGATCATTTTCATGCGAGAATCGGCCTCCTCGGAATCCAGAGTGAATTGGATGGTCTTTAAACAGTTCAGAATAGTCAAACACTCCTCTAAATCAATAAGCCTTTGGTGTCTGTGAGAAAATTTTAGGGACTCAATGAAGAACTCCAGCTCGGAAACCATTGCCTCAACAGCCAAATTAACAGTCTGGTTATGCTCCAAAGTATAAGAATGCTTAATTAACCCTATAGCGGGAATGTTGAACTGTCTATCTTGTCCCAAGCTTTTATAGATTTCAAAAAGTTTTGACACATATTGGGTGTATTCAATAGAATTTTCAAAATAGGGAATATGCATAGGGAACAATTCATTGATACCCCGCTCCTTATTGAATGCTACACTCTTAGAGACTATGGGACCAAATACAAAATGTAAATTCTTTTCCTTTGGAACGTTCGAAGAGTTTGAGAAAGGGTATACTGGTGCATTACTGACCTTATCAATTCCACAGGGTaattcttcttcactttcGCTCACCCCATCTACCGCAAAGTCCAATGCATCAACATCCATCAGCATATATTCATTCAGCTTCGTCATTTTAGATCCCATAGACGGCGATGTTATATCTTATCGTATTGGAACCTGTTACACTAGTATAGATGAGAAcagaaataaaaaatgtAAACCAAATTGAACAATGAAATTCCAAAACTATAATTCCAAAGGAATATATCCCACCTAGATCAATTAAAGGAATACGACGTCAGCTGCTCCTATCAGAACgttattatttataaatGAATGGTCAGAGAGTACTTGAATGATAATTCCAACATTTCGTTATACGTGATTTGACAAAAATTTTAAGCGTTCAAGTCTTAAatgagatgagatgagatgagatAGAAGAGCACTTCGCTTTTACGAGGCAATTTTATTTGACTAACCACCCCTACTGAAGTTCAAGAAGTTTTAAAATTTGCATTTATTTATTGATTGAATTTTGAAGGGATAATGACTTTTCCTCAAACTGCTGAAGGTATTACCAAGTACCTTAGGTCAAAAACTATCTCAACTACAGAAGTATGTCAAATTGCACAGAAGATTGAGGCTGGAGAATGTGAATTTTATTTCCCTAATGCCCATGTTTTCATTATTGAGTTAATTATTGATAGATGGAATGATGCGAAGAATGTGGACTTTAAGGAGGATTGGAATATTTGGAAATTATTTAATACGCTTTGGCTTAGAATCCAGGATGAGGATCATCAGAAGAAGCTGCTAAAGGGTCTTAGATATATTTCTAACTTACTGCAGACTATTCAGCTTATTAAGGGGTCTTATGATGATTTTGCAAGAGTTCTGCTGGAACAGTTTCGGCTGATCAACCGTACCACAGCTGTTCAGTGCTCGCCAGAAGACTCTATTAAGGTTATTGGAGGTGTATTGAATTTAGTTCTATATTGTGAGAAGCCTCATTTACACCTAAGAGAATCTATCATTTCAGAAGCGATCATTTTGGTTGACATAGAAAATGTTACGAAATCTACCTCGAAGCTTATACTTGCATATTTGAAGCACCTTCTATCTCCCACAATGAGCTACTTCTACAGATTTGATTTTGATTCTGTTGACAGTTACAATGTCAGATTGCTGAATATGTTGGGAAAGTTTTTATTTAATGATAATCCTAATATTTTGGCTAACCTAAAGACCTTCATTGAGGAAGGAAAGCTGGAATTGGAGACTGCTACTACGCTGTTTAAATCCACCATATATTTTCTGTCCGGGACAG belongs to Eremothecium sinecaudum strain ATCC 58844 chromosome IV, complete sequence and includes:
- the POL32 gene encoding DNA polymerase delta subunit POL32 (Syntenic homolog of Ashbya gossypii AEL075W; Syntenic homolog of Saccharomyces cerevisiae YJR043C (POL32)), with translation MSEKIQGYVNEQVLTASGSVTITDIAEKFNIDVYSAKRELYQFYSTKKNTDLNYLIMCEYSNGNFKLVQNGTELDRDGLQDVYVYGISPSKNFCIISSIREHPTLSNPWEVVRVEEESIPVENNAPRAKSHVAKAEDQEKRPSKRTSNSFASNTSAKKQHIATNENTKQEDKFSSGLRSTAILARMREERERKERERQDELRMRKEKSTSISSEKKTQMEKLMKLFDSDDDQSDKIQEPQIRTEDDIAVKDSPTVVEPADATDDNNDNLDELLETTADESFLVSSQPINSASNQTSKTPDSPEATTFVDDDGYIVTKKTQNVSMPGAVTKQGAATKAAQQPKVTKKPSNPHKKVQSSLASFFKKK
- the VMA3 gene encoding H(+)-transporting V0 sector ATPase subunit c (Syntenic homolog of Ashbya gossypii AEL074W; Syntenic homolog of Saccharomyces cerevisiae YEL027W (VMA3)), with amino-acid sequence MSELCPVYAPFFGAIGCASAIIFTSLGAAYGTAKSGVGICATCVLRPDLLFKNIVPVIMAGIIAIYGLVVSVLVCYSLTQRQALYTGFVQLGAGLSVGLSGLAAGFAIGIVGDAGVRGTAQQPRLFVGMILILIFAEVLGLYGLIVALLLNSRATQDVSC
- the NUP85 gene encoding Nup85p (Syntenic homolog of Ashbya gossypii AEL073C; Syntenic homolog of Saccharomyces cerevisiae YJR042W (NUP85)), translating into MGSKMTKLNEYMLMDVDALDFAVDGVSESEEELPCGIDKVSNAPVYPFSNSSNVPKEKNLHFVFGPIVSKSVAFNKERGINELFPMHIPYFENSIEYTQYVSKLFEIYKSLGQDRQFNIPAIGLIKHSYTLEHNQTVNLAVEAMVSELEFFIESLKFSHRHQRLIDLEECLTILNCLKTIQFTLDSEEADSRMKMINSLINWVNRCDGEPSDSVIAAILDSDSKTPTRDNIFYWKVLCQLILRGLFEQAVATIKKAELLSYLENICPTTYTMVQDMINLLQSYPRESDSMFREWKELVLNLYNDWTQSVLEIPSSLKSSLEDVLLLMSGNKTKILYYSKTWYESYCGLMLYYIPSLQLSEEYLQLAIKEHPLDVTNSWEQACADIIMGKIYSILPILDSLDNCTAAFTASICEAKGLLDNDLIEDGIFDYGNIEHDIFGAKTTMSGYLLNQFALSIVTSGDKNMWYVAIGIISLTPNFSDTAKRMTIAELLPHYPFQTNDDTEWMLTICAKWKLPHISRTVYRILGQEALYLNNVIEAMSNFSKAGEFEWVKHYSWMIFEASILQGSPLEDEVVNAIIMSNEHSEIPKELVDAMVTPAMKQSLSPYAVLFEFYIAIDGKRWDEALELLLSLIEFQYLPQKYLVLLLGRFLFPIYLQDDDKVMREQEVLRVIKALDKLGDVPNEVSCAMYRELLTKSDDLPNEISSLLVAIRTKLSLKLCREFM